AGCAAACACTTATTTTTGGAGCTGCATTGTTATATGATGAGACTGCAGAAACTTTTATGTGGTTGTTTGAGACTTTTGTAAATACAATGTTAGGAAAGAAACCAAAAAGCATATTGACCGACCAAGATCCTGCAATGGCTAAAGCTTTAGCCACTCAATGGCCAGAATCACATCATCGGCTTTGGCACATATATCAGAATGCTGCTAAGCATCTTAAATGTGTCTTTGAGAATTTTAAGGATTTTGCTAAAGACTTCAGTAGTCTAATATATGATTATGAAGATGTGGAAGACTTTCTAATAGCTTGGCAGAATATGCTTGAAAAGTACAAACTCCAAGCTAACTCATGGTTGAGCCGGTTATTTTCTATGAAGGAGAAATGGGCTTTAGTCTACGGGCGTGAAACATTCAGTGCAGATATAACTACTACCCAACGCAGTGAAAGCATGAATAATTCTATCAAAAGGTATGTGAGCTACAAGTATGATTTGCTGCGATTTTTTCGTCATTTTCGACGATTAGTTGATGATCGTCGTTACAAAGAGCTAATAGCTGATTTTAAAGCAAGTCATACTACCCCTGCATTATCATTTCCTGTGAAGATATTAAAGGATGCATCAAAGGTATACACGCCAGCAGTCTTTAAATGGTTCCAAGTTGAGTTATGTAAAGCTCATGATTGCACCTCTAAGTTATTCAGCGACATTGGATCTATGCGGGTATATGAAGTGAATGCTCATGGAAAGAATTTCCATCATACTGTGAAATTTAATTCACTTGATAGTACTATCACATGTAGTTGCAAGAAATTTGAATTTGCTGGAATTTTGTGTTCACATGCTTTAAAAGTTCTTTCAACTAATGATGTGAAGACCATTCCTAGGCAATACATTTTAAAGAGATGGAGAAAGGATATTAGAGATCAAATACCAAAGGTGTCTTGTCCAAATtcaaatgatgatgatgatctaAAGGGAAAAATAGCAAGGCGTTATAGAGACTTGGCTCGGTTACATATTGAATTAGCAACAATTGCTGCCGAATCTGATGAGGCTTATGAAATTGCTTTAAATTCTGTTCAGAAAACATTAGTTGATGTAAAAACATCTTTAAGGATCCGTCAAAAACCTCCTGAAGACCTCTCAGTGATCAACAATAATACACATGAGGTTGTTATTGATGAGTTTGGTGAGCATATAGTGAAAGGAATCAAGACCAAAGAAAAAATTGTTCGTAAGGAGGATTCTATAAGACCAAAGAATGCATTGGAGAAACTTGTCGGGAAAAAGAGATCTAAGAAAGATGTAGATATTTCGCCAAGACACCAAAGAGAACCACAAATAGATCAACTTAATGTGACCCCTCAATGTGTTGATTCCATAAGAATTCCTGCTTCACAAAATCAAATGAATGAACATGTACCACATTTTTCGACTATTGCTACTGTTTGGAAATAGGTCTGAAGccttttttatttatgttttgataatttgattaattaacTTGTTTAAACTTCTATCTTCTTTTTTCAATATGTAACAGATACCTCAATATGCATTGTTGAATGGAGTTCAAATTCCACATGATTTACCTTTTCACCCACAATTCAATTCTGTTGCGTTTCCTCCACGGATGCAATTTACATCGCCTATTTTGTGTCCAACCATGCAGTTCACGCCACCCTATCAATATCAACAGGTTCTTTCAAGTGTTTGTTATTTAATTAGTTTAAGGCCTGCTTGATTAATTCTTATTACTTATTTTGCTATATGTTTTTTCTTGTGCCATGTTGTATAGATTTTAGGAGGCTCGAATGTTGGTGCATTTTATCATCAAGGCTCTATGATGACTTATCAACCACCTCTTACATCAGATTTGAATAGAGTTCCATCTGCAAGTATGTATTGTCCATGTATTTATGAGTTAGAAATATCTAGCatgttaaaaatattgatttcatAAAATTTTGTGAAATATAATTTTGTGATTGCAGGCACAACTTCTACTGAAGAACATAACTTGCTGAACATAAACCAAGATGGATCATGAGTAAAGAAGGAATGATATTTATTGTGTTTGGAAGGAGaggaatttttgtttttttaacaataaGAGTTTGTTATGGTCTGATTTATCAACAGTAACTGCACTTTTTgttccaatttttttaattgaagtGAAATTTCTATGGCTTGATTTATCAAGAGTGATGGTGTTTAGATTGTTAGTTTGACAAGCAATAGATTTTTCTAATGCTATTTCCTCATACGAACAATTTAGTTAATGTCACAGA
The sequence above is drawn from the Euphorbia lathyris chromosome 6, ddEupLath1.1, whole genome shotgun sequence genome and encodes:
- the LOC136232008 gene encoding protein FAR-RED IMPAIRED RESPONSE 1-like — translated: MQSNDPSFTYAIQVDVDDLITNIFWADAKMKVDYDYFGDVVCFDTTYRKNKEGRPFAMFVGVNNHKQTLIFGAALLYDETAETFMWLFETFVNTMLGKKPKSILTDQDPAMAKALATQWPESHHRLWHIYQNAAKHLKCVFENFKDFAKDFSSLIYDYEDVEDFLIAWQNMLEKYKLQANSWLSRLFSMKEKWALVYGRETFSADITTTQRSESMNNSIKRYVSYKYDLLRFFRHFRRLVDDRRYKELIADFKASHTTPALSFPVKILKDASKVYTPAVFKWFQVELCKAHDCTSKLFSDIGSMRVYEVNAHGKNFHHTVKFNSLDSTITCSCKKFEFAGILCSHALKVLSTNDVKTIPRQYILKRWRKDIRDQIPKVSCPNSNDDDDLKGKIARRYRDLARLHIELATIAAESDEAYEIALNSVQKTLVDVKTSLRIRQKPPEDLSVINNNTHEVVIDEFGEHIVKGIKTKEKIVRKEDSIRPKNALEKLVGKKRSKKDVDISPRHQREPQIDQLNVTPQCVDSIRIPASQNQMNEHVPHFSTIATVWK